One genomic window of Leptospira paudalimensis includes the following:
- a CDS encoding NADase-type glycan-binding domain-containing protein — MKLKSSLFFVLILMVTFTVNCGKKLHFSMVTSTSMENGLPFLVLDGKEWKAEPGAEFVKLHFYADNAFPLTKVSIESCNGQFKDRVAAYVNFDEVYASTDIEKSNSEVIFDPVVQARSVTLNFQRNQNICIKAVKFYDDAKKAYRTYTPEIVSGTVTASETASPEPTYSVMNLFDSKYENGYASVKGGVGVSFNFDFADTKKISVIKIWNGYQRSDVHCIKNGRVKAFLLTGDDGYSAKINVEDTMGSQEIQLPSTFKGKKLTMKVEEIYPGLTEKGIVLSELRFGHDGDWFAMDTLPKSKDTAAKNFDSFSKSSLRMVLNRGLTGREVYAVSGDEAVVDQPAGAENQVAMEENMDPPTSSDWTIRLRSDGTFFLEGSTARTNYDAGEESSNRFYGLGNYEVKEMNPGKIQLRIFGFLRKQTFTNFLDYGGGDCNGCGRDCNLVKNPDPNNTEKIFQEFVTLQVKGKQFYLINSKKTDNLDFSTLELNLE, encoded by the coding sequence ATGAAACTCAAATCCAGTCTATTTTTTGTTTTGATTTTAATGGTAACATTCACAGTCAATTGTGGGAAAAAACTCCATTTTTCAATGGTGACATCCACATCTATGGAGAATGGTCTCCCCTTCTTAGTGTTAGATGGCAAGGAATGGAAAGCTGAGCCAGGTGCAGAATTTGTTAAGTTACATTTTTATGCAGACAATGCATTCCCATTAACTAAAGTATCAATCGAATCTTGTAATGGACAATTTAAAGACCGAGTCGCCGCTTATGTAAACTTCGACGAAGTGTATGCAAGTACGGACATCGAAAAATCGAACTCGGAAGTTATTTTTGATCCAGTTGTGCAGGCAAGATCGGTGACTTTGAATTTTCAAAGAAACCAAAATATATGTATAAAGGCTGTCAAATTTTACGATGATGCCAAAAAAGCGTATCGAACTTATACACCAGAAATTGTATCGGGAACAGTAACTGCATCTGAGACTGCTTCACCTGAGCCAACTTATTCTGTTATGAATTTATTTGATTCTAAATATGAGAATGGATATGCATCTGTTAAAGGCGGAGTTGGAGTATCATTTAACTTTGATTTTGCGGATACGAAAAAAATTTCTGTCATTAAAATTTGGAATGGTTACCAAAGGTCTGATGTTCACTGTATTAAAAATGGTAGAGTTAAAGCATTTTTATTAACTGGTGATGATGGTTATTCTGCTAAAATCAATGTAGAAGATACAATGGGTAGCCAAGAAATCCAACTGCCTTCAACCTTTAAAGGTAAAAAACTTACAATGAAAGTGGAAGAGATTTATCCTGGTTTGACAGAGAAAGGGATTGTGTTATCCGAACTTCGTTTTGGTCATGATGGTGATTGGTTTGCAATGGATACTCTTCCAAAATCCAAAGATACCGCTGCAAAGAATTTTGATTCATTTTCAAAATCTTCACTACGTATGGTCTTAAATCGAGGTTTAACTGGTAGAGAAGTTTATGCGGTTTCAGGTGATGAAGCAGTTGTAGACCAACCTGCAGGAGCAGAGAACCAAGTGGCGATGGAAGAGAATATGGATCCGCCTACCTCTTCTGATTGGACAATTCGTTTGCGTTCGGATGGGACTTTCTTTTTAGAAGGTTCAACTGCAAGAACAAATTATGATGCCGGAGAGGAAAGTTCAAATCGGTTTTATGGATTAGGAAATTATGAAGTAAAAGAGATGAATCCTGGAAAAATCCAACTTCGTATCTTTGGATTTTTGCGAAAACAAACGTTTACAAACTTTTTAGATTATGGTGGTGGAGATTGTAACGGATGTGGAAGGGATTGTAACTTAGTGAAAAATCCAGATCCAAATAATACTGAGAAAATTTTTCAAGAATTTGTTACGTTACAAGTGAAAGGGAAACAATTTTATCTGATCAATTCTAAAAAAACTGATAATTTAGATTTCTCAACATTGGAATTAAATTTAGAATAG
- a CDS encoding NADP-dependent isocitrate dehydrogenase: MPTTMKESNINGIEENKEAVVTLIEGDGIGPEIIQQTIRILNEAKSGLQFEKVEAGSSVYLSGILSGIAENAWDTIRKYPTILKGPITTPRGKGYKSLNVTIRKTLGLYANVRPAKTYDPFIATNHPNTDIVIIRENEEDTYAGIEHRQTREVTQCLKLITVPGTEKIVRYAFEFARSNGRKKITCMVKDNIMKITDGLFANIFQTVAKEYPEIEAESMIIDIGAALLANRPQKFDVILAPNLYGDILSDIAAEVTGSVGMCGSANIGDFVSMFEAVHGSAPDIAGKNIANPTAVIKATVMMLTHLGKTEKAKLIRNAVLKTIEDGFRTADVFQNQKNTTLVGTKEYADAIIDRLGKNPEVLSASELVKPKTFMLSLSTQREKKELVGVDIFLDIPNDRDPNVLGKNIEVITENFLHLKMITNRGVKVYPKGQKETFLTDHFRCRFISPNGGKIQHKDITAVLTLLESKGYDFIKTENLYEFDGVAGYSLGQGE; this comes from the coding sequence ATGCCTACAACCATGAAAGAATCAAATATCAATGGAATAGAAGAGAACAAAGAAGCCGTCGTCACTTTAATTGAAGGAGATGGAATTGGACCAGAGATCATCCAACAAACAATCCGTATTTTGAATGAAGCTAAATCTGGATTACAATTTGAAAAAGTCGAAGCTGGTTCCTCCGTTTATTTATCAGGAATACTCTCTGGAATTGCAGAAAATGCTTGGGATACAATTCGTAAATACCCAACCATCTTAAAAGGTCCGATTACCACTCCTAGAGGGAAAGGATACAAAAGTCTAAATGTAACCATTCGTAAAACATTAGGTTTATATGCAAATGTAAGACCTGCAAAAACATATGATCCCTTTATTGCAACGAATCATCCCAATACTGATATAGTCATCATTCGAGAAAATGAAGAAGATACATATGCAGGAATTGAACACCGCCAAACACGTGAAGTCACTCAATGTTTAAAATTGATCACTGTCCCTGGTACAGAGAAAATTGTGCGATATGCATTTGAATTCGCAAGATCTAATGGAAGAAAAAAAATCACATGTATGGTAAAAGACAACATCATGAAAATTACGGATGGATTGTTTGCCAATATCTTCCAAACAGTTGCGAAAGAATATCCTGAGATTGAAGCAGAAAGTATGATCATTGATATTGGTGCAGCATTACTCGCCAATCGACCTCAGAAATTTGATGTGATTCTTGCTCCAAATTTATACGGTGATATCCTCTCGGATATTGCAGCAGAAGTCACAGGTTCTGTTGGTATGTGTGGATCAGCAAACATTGGTGACTTTGTGTCGATGTTCGAAGCTGTCCATGGAAGTGCTCCAGATATAGCTGGAAAGAATATTGCCAATCCAACTGCAGTGATTAAAGCAACTGTAATGATGTTAACACATCTAGGCAAAACGGAAAAAGCAAAACTCATTAGGAATGCAGTATTAAAAACAATTGAGGATGGTTTTCGAACTGCTGATGTATTTCAAAATCAAAAGAATACAACACTAGTTGGAACAAAAGAGTATGCAGATGCAATCATTGATAGGCTTGGAAAAAATCCGGAAGTACTCTCTGCAAGTGAACTCGTCAAACCAAAAACATTCATGCTGAGTTTATCAACTCAAAGAGAAAAAAAAGAATTAGTTGGAGTTGATATTTTCCTAGATATACCAAATGATCGTGATCCAAATGTTTTAGGAAAAAATATTGAGGTCATCACAGAAAACTTTTTACATTTGAAAATGATCACAAACCGAGGAGTTAAAGTATATCCAAAAGGACAAAAAGAAACGTTTTTAACTGATCATTTTCGTTGTCGATTCATCTCACCAAACGGTGGAAAAATCCAACATAAAGATATTACAGCTGTTCTAACCTTACTCGAATCAAAGGGATATGATTTTATCAAAACAGAAAATCTGTATGAATTTGATGGAGTTGCTGGTTATTCTTTAGGACAAGGAGAATAA
- a CDS encoding FAD-binding domain-containing protein, with protein sequence MKVSFPTDPISIQKRIQSIDPIKYGSSRNYIDGAVSLLSPYIARGYISTKQIFEHVSCLGHKPYQITKFVQELTWRDYFQQVWRNKGELLFQDLKQPQPGTRHFKIPKSILNGHVQTGIPGINRELLDFYETGYLHNHVRMYIASLVCNIGGAYWKKPSEWMYYHLLDADAASNTCSWQWVSGSFSSKKYIANQENINKYLKTNDHFTYLDRSYEEIPKFDFCPEELEELFDWDLTNVYRETEKWIESKISNQNPEDRIYSHSYPNFPLDLDPSLPVLLYDFYNLDPNWKKNIRANRIFMLRPHFFRKFPSSPKTMDFIFALAKNIPKIKFFWGEWEDLLHQLNSARPEIYWKEHPTNKEYIGNEEGRDWIFPEVSGYYPSFFTYWKKCEKIWDRKNLSNQPSLF encoded by the coding sequence TTGAAAGTTTCTTTTCCAACAGATCCAATCTCCATCCAAAAAAGAATCCAATCAATCGATCCAATTAAGTATGGCAGTTCAAGAAACTATATTGATGGAGCAGTATCTTTATTATCACCTTACATCGCGAGAGGTTATATTTCCACCAAACAAATCTTTGAACATGTGTCTTGCCTAGGACACAAACCATATCAAATCACAAAATTTGTTCAAGAATTAACATGGCGTGATTATTTTCAGCAAGTTTGGCGAAATAAGGGCGAACTCCTTTTCCAAGATTTAAAACAACCACAACCCGGGACTAGACATTTTAAAATTCCGAAATCAATTCTGAATGGTCATGTCCAAACTGGGATCCCAGGGATAAACCGAGAGTTACTCGATTTTTACGAAACGGGTTATCTTCACAATCATGTTAGAATGTATATTGCATCTCTAGTTTGTAATATTGGAGGTGCTTACTGGAAAAAACCTTCAGAATGGATGTATTATCATTTGTTAGATGCTGATGCAGCAAGTAACACTTGTAGCTGGCAGTGGGTTTCTGGTTCATTTAGTTCAAAAAAATATATAGCCAACCAAGAAAACATTAACAAATACCTAAAAACGAATGACCATTTTACCTATTTAGATCGTAGTTACGAAGAAATTCCAAAATTTGATTTTTGTCCCGAGGAATTGGAGGAATTATTTGATTGGGATTTAACAAATGTTTACCGAGAAACTGAAAAGTGGATCGAATCAAAAATTTCGAACCAAAATCCAGAGGATCGAATCTATTCTCACTCCTATCCCAATTTCCCTTTAGATTTGGATCCCTCGTTACCAGTGTTATTATATGATTTTTATAATCTAGATCCAAATTGGAAAAAAAACATTCGAGCAAATCGTATTTTTATGTTACGCCCTCATTTTTTTAGAAAGTTTCCATCGTCACCCAAAACTATGGATTTTATATTCGCTCTAGCAAAGAATATACCGAAAATCAAATTTTTTTGGGGTGAATGGGAAGATCTATTACACCAATTAAACTCAGCTCGGCCTGAAATTTATTGGAAAGAACATCCAACTAACAAAGAATATATTGGAAATGAAGAGGGAAGAGATTGGATTTTTCCTGAAGTTTCTGGATACTATCCTTCTTTTTTTACGTATTGGAAAAAATGTGAAAAAATATGGGATCGTAAAAATTTATCAAACCAACCAAGTTTGTTTTAA
- a CDS encoding Lcl domain-containing protein, translated as MKNSNFISKMKIQCFLHFLLVTSLSYCKNPSLENPCDPNHSDYYEILLSKIFSGNTSNHCGVNINKVFAPIFFPSPGHYTEPNFITITTFTPGATIYITTDGTPPSILSTPYLSSSSIWRLAGQRIRAIAIKVGMEDSAISEGTYSILPLKTGQTTSYTVGDDASIGSGLPINYAEPKVDQNFPNDYTTFDQSTGIIWKTCSEGLSGPTCAINSPGVTTGALSTLATSCLSLNSANSGKGYSGYTSWRLPTMRELLSTNDASKTSVTIHNTTALPGTVNYAYWASTPYPPSGSDAWYLDYSNSNSYATTNANPYHGRCVASLPPVETLTYQDNGDGTIKDNTTGLIWQKCSYGQNNDASCTAAATNINWVGAISYCSGLTLAGKIWRLPNRNELISLHDYTKSVGPKIDQTNFPNTVSSAGGYYWTSTTNAPGTTSAWYVNFTTTFNNIYDVQPKSNYLYVRCVSD; from the coding sequence ATGAAAAATTCAAATTTTATCTCCAAAATGAAAATTCAATGTTTCCTTCATTTTCTCCTTGTAACATCTCTATCGTATTGTAAAAATCCAAGTTTAGAAAATCCATGTGATCCCAACCATTCCGATTATTATGAAATCCTACTTTCTAAAATTTTTTCAGGGAACACGAGTAACCACTGCGGTGTAAATATCAACAAAGTATTTGCGCCTATTTTTTTCCCAAGTCCTGGCCATTATACGGAACCTAATTTTATCACCATCACAACTTTTACGCCTGGTGCTACCATATACATCACAACAGATGGAACACCACCTAGTATTCTTTCAACACCTTACCTTTCATCCTCTTCCATTTGGAGACTTGCAGGACAGAGGATCCGCGCGATTGCAATCAAAGTAGGCATGGAAGATAGTGCCATCTCCGAAGGAACATATTCAATCCTTCCATTAAAAACAGGACAAACTACGTCATACACAGTTGGTGATGATGCATCTATTGGTTCAGGTCTCCCTATCAATTATGCAGAACCAAAAGTAGATCAAAACTTCCCAAATGATTACACAACGTTTGACCAAAGTACAGGTATTATATGGAAAACATGTTCCGAAGGATTATCGGGGCCAACATGTGCAATCAATAGTCCAGGTGTGACAACGGGAGCTTTATCAACTTTAGCTACTTCTTGTTTATCACTTAACTCTGCTAATTCGGGGAAAGGATATTCTGGTTATACTTCATGGCGGTTACCAACAATGCGAGAGCTCCTAAGTACCAACGATGCAAGCAAAACTTCCGTCACTATTCATAATACAACAGCTCTGCCAGGAACAGTAAACTATGCTTATTGGGCATCAACTCCTTATCCGCCAAGTGGAAGTGATGCTTGGTATTTAGATTATAGTAATTCAAATTCATATGCGACTACTAACGCCAATCCATACCATGGTCGATGTGTAGCATCATTACCACCCGTTGAAACTTTAACTTATCAGGACAATGGAGACGGAACCATAAAGGATAATACAACAGGTCTTATTTGGCAAAAATGTTCCTATGGGCAAAACAATGATGCGAGTTGTACAGCTGCTGCCACTAACATCAATTGGGTTGGGGCAATATCTTATTGTAGTGGATTAACTTTAGCTGGAAAAATATGGAGACTACCCAATCGAAATGAACTGATCAGCTTACATGATTACACGAAATCCGTTGGGCCAAAAATCGACCAGACAAACTTCCCAAATACAGTCTCATCTGCTGGAGGATACTATTGGACATCTACTACCAATGCACCTGGAACCACAAGTGCATGGTATGTTAACTTCACAACTACGTTTAACAATATTTATGATGTCCAACCCAAATCTAATTATTTATATGTCCGCTGTGTTTCCGATTAG
- a CDS encoding DUF2461 domain-containing protein, with protein MKLSNEVFKFLSELKNNNQRDWFLENKPRFDEIQKELLSFTGALLSGIEKFDSSVKGIDPKSCIFRIYKDVRFSKDKSPYKTHFGIFMKGGNRKIDGTGYYLHLKPNGSLLGGGCYQPDAQSLYKIRDRIANDSKGFLKIINDPKFYDTFGKEFYAEKVKTVPRGFTKDHPMIEILKYKGFAVAKNLKNVDLTSKLSSEDLVKLFRFVYPLNQFLDQAMNRK; from the coding sequence ATGAAGTTAAGTAATGAAGTTTTTAAATTTTTATCGGAACTTAAAAACAATAATCAGAGAGATTGGTTTTTAGAGAACAAACCGAGATTTGACGAAATTCAAAAAGAACTATTGTCCTTCACTGGTGCCTTGTTATCAGGGATTGAAAAATTTGACAGTTCTGTGAAAGGTATAGATCCAAAGTCTTGTATCTTTCGAATCTATAAAGATGTTCGATTTTCCAAGGATAAAAGTCCGTATAAAACACACTTTGGGATTTTTATGAAAGGAGGGAATCGGAAAATTGATGGAACTGGGTATTACCTTCATTTAAAGCCAAATGGTTCTTTGTTAGGTGGAGGTTGTTACCAACCAGATGCACAATCATTGTATAAAATCCGGGACCGAATTGCTAATGATTCTAAAGGTTTTCTTAAAATTATAAATGATCCAAAATTTTATGATACATTTGGAAAAGAATTTTATGCAGAGAAAGTGAAAACGGTTCCAAGAGGTTTTACCAAAGACCATCCTATGATCGAAATCCTCAAGTATAAGGGGTTTGCAGTGGCGAAAAATTTAAAGAATGTAGATTTAACTTCTAAACTGAGCAGTGAAGATCTTGTGAAATTGTTTCGGTTTGTGTATCCACTGAATCAATTTTTGGACCAAGCTATGAATCGAAAATAA
- the lsa20 gene encoding LIC11469 family lipoprotein adhesin Lsa20 yields the protein MKQRLSFFIVFGLILLFHSCEEKVVSPIHEHNEVVVTNPIPSNKVKIDVRWAYTSLPLEMEIREPGGAQALALWTTGTVQDGKRAPFGDLIPDGQLVLKPGSKKQFLLVMKNPTDKPAYFFAAPHSAMPVEHSFGFKFKCLCVNHAFSIPPKETWYRVVEIRLAPDFLGDTLVLTHNLIGITKERMLQFEKSASKSLPSEMD from the coding sequence ATGAAACAACGACTTTCCTTTTTTATTGTATTCGGTTTGATACTTTTGTTTCACTCCTGTGAGGAAAAAGTAGTTTCACCGATTCATGAACACAATGAAGTTGTTGTTACCAATCCCATTCCATCTAACAAAGTAAAAATTGATGTTAGATGGGCATACACTTCCTTACCTTTAGAAATGGAAATTAGAGAACCTGGAGGAGCACAAGCCTTAGCTCTTTGGACAACTGGTACTGTGCAAGATGGTAAACGTGCACCTTTCGGAGACTTGATTCCTGATGGGCAATTGGTCTTAAAACCCGGCTCTAAAAAACAATTTTTATTGGTAATGAAAAATCCAACAGATAAACCAGCCTATTTTTTCGCAGCACCACATTCCGCGATGCCCGTAGAACATAGTTTTGGTTTTAAATTCAAATGTTTATGTGTGAACCATGCTTTTTCTATTCCACCTAAGGAAACTTGGTACAGAGTTGTTGAAATCCGTCTTGCTCCTGACTTTTTGGGAGATACATTAGTTTTAACTCACAACTTAATTGGAATTACGAAAGAAAGAATGTTACAGTTTGAGAAAAGTGCAAGTAAATCGCTCCCTAGTGAGATGGATTGA
- a CDS encoding ankyrin repeat domain-containing protein translates to MVKLEWYHYILLSPVLVIDAVRKGYQSIGNQIDNIREFQSLPELHKAVIQSDLDKIKKIVSAGANLEAKDKNGETALFYALDRNRVNIARYLIQKKADVNVFNIHGRHLIHPAIKYNQYDLIKLMFAQGLKPNFDGSGPTTLTLTTNLNPNNFKFIQLFVDEGVNINALDKNHYSALMYLTMIENPNLEIVSYLISKKADVNAKDSSGRSILRLLIEKRSQNLALVKLLLKNGADIHSKDNEGQSIFDFINQFYDDPKTNDIVLYLKMIKK, encoded by the coding sequence ATGGTTAAATTAGAATGGTATCACTATATCCTCCTTTCTCCTGTCCTCGTCATTGATGCAGTTAGGAAAGGTTACCAAAGTATTGGAAACCAAATCGACAACATCCGTGAATTCCAAAGTTTACCTGAATTACACAAAGCAGTCATTCAATCCGATTTAGATAAGATTAAAAAAATTGTTTCTGCTGGAGCAAACCTAGAGGCAAAAGACAAAAATGGAGAAACTGCGTTATTCTATGCTCTCGATAGAAACCGAGTGAATATCGCGCGCTATTTAATTCAAAAAAAAGCAGATGTGAATGTTTTCAATATTCATGGACGTCATTTAATCCATCCAGCCATTAAATACAACCAATATGATTTGATCAAACTTATGTTTGCTCAAGGATTAAAACCAAATTTTGATGGGAGTGGCCCTACAACCTTAACTCTAACGACAAATCTTAATCCTAACAATTTTAAATTCATCCAACTCTTTGTTGATGAAGGTGTCAACATCAATGCATTGGATAAAAACCACTACTCAGCTCTTATGTATTTAACAATGATCGAAAATCCAAATCTAGAAATTGTTTCTTATTTGATTAGCAAAAAAGCGGATGTCAATGCCAAAGACAGTTCTGGTAGATCCATCCTTCGTTTACTCATCGAAAAAAGATCTCAAAATTTAGCTTTAGTGAAACTCCTATTAAAAAATGGTGCAGACATTCATTCCAAAGACAATGAAGGACAATCAATTTTCGATTTTATCAATCAGTTCTATGATGATCCCAAAACCAATGATATCGTCCTGTATTTAAAAATGATAAAAAAGTAG
- a CDS encoding DUF3592 domain-containing protein, which produces MKIKILSRILQLLALYLFFTSIYASLGKIITIQSGTKIFGIVESSYKEKDYTTQTGNKRYGTTHYTIRPIIKYQVNGETYEIHGKILGEVGNQYQIGQHVPLYLSENQPDYAIINSFYELWYDPLRTILFSIGLFLIGTFFGKILSKIKTSILNLFNPQSHLDQF; this is translated from the coding sequence ATGAAAATTAAAATCTTATCGCGCATATTACAGTTATTAGCTCTGTACCTCTTCTTTACATCAATTTATGCGAGTTTAGGCAAAATCATCACCATTCAATCTGGAACCAAAATTTTTGGTATAGTGGAATCATCCTATAAAGAAAAAGATTATACCACACAAACGGGTAACAAACGTTACGGGACCACTCACTATACCATAAGACCAATTATCAAATACCAAGTGAATGGAGAAACTTATGAAATTCATGGAAAAATTTTAGGTGAAGTGGGCAATCAATACCAAATTGGACAACATGTTCCCTTGTATCTTTCTGAAAACCAACCTGATTATGCTATTATCAACTCCTTTTACGAATTATGGTATGATCCTTTGAGAACGATACTCTTCAGCATAGGATTGTTTTTAATAGGAACTTTCTTCGGAAAAATTCTTTCGAAAATAAAAACATCAATACTGAATTTATTTAATCCACAATCGCATTTGGATCAATTTTAA
- a CDS encoding TetR/AcrR family transcriptional regulator, with the protein MPKIVDHNLYRMELLSKSLPIFVSKGVASVSMRELAKELGVSTGTLYHYFPTKEALFASMVKHLVMTDAEAIQKLSEETTSIIDIMNFVSGKEGHFLNLMLLAVDIKRQHSESKELVQLVEDSFIAYENALNRFFPKETEGKGGKAFLAFFVGVLFLKSKGDEHTPWIDLFEGLRYVGDLLTWDSKQL; encoded by the coding sequence ATGCCAAAGATTGTAGATCATAATTTGTATCGAATGGAGTTACTTTCCAAATCCCTACCAATCTTTGTCTCCAAAGGGGTAGCTTCTGTTTCGATGAGGGAACTTGCAAAAGAACTGGGAGTTTCAACTGGAACTTTGTATCATTATTTCCCAACCAAAGAAGCTTTGTTTGCTTCAATGGTAAAACATCTGGTGATGACAGATGCAGAAGCAATCCAAAAGTTATCAGAAGAAACAACGAGTATCATTGACATCATGAATTTCGTCTCAGGGAAAGAAGGACATTTTTTGAATTTGATGTTACTCGCAGTTGATATCAAAAGACAACATTCAGAATCTAAAGAACTGGTACAATTGGTAGAAGATTCTTTTATTGCCTATGAAAATGCACTCAATCGATTTTTTCCAAAAGAAACAGAAGGGAAGGGTGGTAAAGCCTTCCTTGCTTTTTTTGTAGGAGTTCTATTTTTAAAATCCAAGGGAGACGAACACACCCCTTGGATTGATTTGTTTGAAGGATTAAGGTATGTAGGTGATTTACTCACTTGGGATTCCAAACAATTGTAA
- a CDS encoding thioredoxin domain-containing protein: protein MNVPIVILFYFFFSCSEPLPENRYLPESLPSEESIKETLSSEIHLNQLNEKAKSLGITLQEWKETERKLVSETDINHYWGSEKKQLRSSIQDTDAIDRLREMIRIRIVWSRIFQKSNISIKQKPIIQSKISLLSKINSKFSPQFGQPNSKWVIVEWSDYICGFCKETFPHTQKLLSKYKNQIHYIHKDFPLDGDTNQSLAPLVVSRCLWDKDPVHFTEHMQNLYANAKTMIKTEIPIPNQSSVWSECDSQRETQKYLDLVKKDWEEAKKLGVTSIPTFWVNGKWIVGALNQDTWERVLKDTSP from the coding sequence ATGAATGTGCCCATAGTCATTTTATTTTATTTCTTTTTTTCCTGTTCCGAACCATTGCCGGAAAACCGGTATCTACCAGAATCCTTACCTTCTGAGGAATCAATCAAGGAAACACTTTCATCAGAGATTCACTTAAACCAATTGAATGAGAAAGCAAAGTCCCTTGGAATTACATTACAAGAATGGAAGGAAACTGAGAGAAAACTTGTTTCTGAAACGGACATCAATCATTACTGGGGATCAGAGAAAAAACAATTACGAAGTTCTATACAGGATACAGATGCAATTGATCGATTGCGCGAAATGATTCGCATACGAATTGTTTGGAGTCGTATCTTCCAAAAATCGAATATAAGTATAAAACAAAAACCAATAATCCAATCAAAGATAAGTTTACTATCAAAAATAAATAGTAAATTCTCACCTCAATTTGGCCAACCTAATTCGAAATGGGTGATTGTTGAATGGAGCGATTATATATGTGGCTTTTGTAAGGAAACCTTCCCTCATACACAAAAACTTCTTTCGAAATACAAAAATCAAATTCATTATATCCATAAAGATTTTCCACTGGATGGTGATACAAACCAAAGTTTAGCACCTCTCGTTGTTTCGCGTTGTTTGTGGGATAAAGACCCAGTTCATTTTACAGAGCATATGCAAAACCTTTATGCCAATGCGAAAACTATGATCAAAACTGAAATTCCAATACCCAACCAATCGAGTGTTTGGTCTGAATGCGATTCCCAAAGAGAAACTCAAAAATACCTAGACCTAGTCAAAAAGGACTGGGAAGAAGCAAAAAAACTTGGAGTCACTTCAATCCCTACTTTTTGGGTGAATGGTAAATGGATTGTTGGTGCATTAAACCAAGATACTTGGGAAAGGGTATTAAAAGATACGAGTCCCTAA